The following coding sequences are from one Halobacteriovorax sp. JY17 window:
- a CDS encoding serine protease has product MKKITSAVCLILLVSSSALAATPKVIYGQDDRKEVSEYPNRNIQKLANSVAGRVSDYSLYTSRISGFSDYSRTTLDEAINACPGERFADQPVLMSCTGFLVGDDLLVTAGHCMRSYSDCASNQWVFGFTAGKSLISNNDIYQCAGIVAKEEVSIPLLGTTDYAIIKLDRKVRGRTPLKFRTKGRVKNGTEVLVIGHPMGLPLKIADNATVSGSFGKTFKTDLDTYGGNSGSPVLDANTGLVEGILVQGSQDLSYGSCTSSRMDDGANEIVYKITRLKALQKLADDGKL; this is encoded by the coding sequence ATGAAAAAAATTACAAGTGCCGTGTGCCTTATTCTTCTAGTCTCGAGCTCTGCTCTAGCAGCTACCCCTAAAGTGATTTATGGACAAGATGATAGAAAAGAGGTTTCAGAGTATCCAAATCGAAATATTCAAAAACTTGCTAACTCCGTTGCTGGAAGAGTTAGTGATTATAGTCTCTATACATCAAGAATTAGTGGCTTTTCTGATTACTCAAGAACAACTCTAGACGAAGCAATAAATGCTTGTCCGGGGGAGCGCTTTGCTGATCAACCAGTTCTTATGAGTTGTACAGGGTTCCTAGTTGGCGACGATCTTCTCGTTACAGCGGGACATTGCATGAGATCATATAGTGACTGCGCTTCTAATCAGTGGGTTTTTGGTTTCACTGCTGGAAAGAGTTTAATCTCCAATAATGATATTTACCAATGTGCAGGAATTGTTGCAAAGGAAGAGGTAAGTATCCCTCTACTTGGCACAACTGATTACGCCATTATTAAACTTGACCGTAAGGTTAGAGGAAGAACTCCTTTAAAGTTTAGAACAAAGGGAAGAGTGAAAAATGGAACTGAAGTTCTAGTGATTGGCCACCCAATGGGACTTCCATTAAAGATAGCTGACAACGCGACAGTTTCAGGATCATTTGGAAAAACATTTAAGACTGACCTTGATACTTACGGTGGAAACTCTGGCTCTCCGGTTCTAGACGCAAATACAGGACTTGTGGAAGGAATTCTGGTTCAGGGCTCACAAGACTTATCCTATGGGAGCTGTACTAGTAGTCGAATGGATGATGGGGCAAACGAAATTGTTTACAAAATTACACGTCTTAAAGCATTGCAGAAGCTAGCTGACGACGGTAAGTTATAG
- a CDS encoding serine protease produces MKILVVSLSLLFLNNSFATSKAVYGSDDRREYHEVSASYQKLADATAGMIKRSSLKDRGDHFSFSLKKLGEQIMGNQFRNGYLCSDEKFYSQETLTTCSGFLISKDTLLTAGHCVTGEAACKNYVWSFGLELSKVRSGELSKNEVYGCKRVIKRGMNPRDFALIKLDRPVLNISPLKLSKKEVRVGDSVFSIGHPSNLPLKLAMSGKVKSKSENSFKTDLDTFAGNSGSPVLLQSTNEVVGILVRGAEDYVKDLDRGCFVVNRCEDVGSGADCQGESVTPVRDLLK; encoded by the coding sequence ATGAAAATTTTAGTTGTATCCCTTTCTCTCTTATTTTTGAATAACTCTTTCGCTACCAGTAAGGCAGTATATGGAAGTGATGACCGAAGAGAGTATCATGAAGTCTCTGCGTCCTATCAAAAGCTTGCCGACGCTACTGCAGGAATGATTAAGCGCTCTTCACTCAAAGATAGAGGAGACCACTTCTCTTTCTCTCTAAAGAAGCTGGGCGAGCAAATTATGGGAAATCAATTTCGAAATGGTTATCTCTGTAGCGATGAAAAATTCTATTCACAAGAAACTCTCACCACTTGTTCCGGTTTTCTAATTTCTAAAGATACGCTCTTAACTGCTGGCCACTGCGTGACAGGAGAAGCTGCTTGTAAGAATTATGTGTGGAGCTTTGGACTGGAACTCAGTAAAGTTCGATCAGGTGAGCTCTCAAAAAATGAAGTCTATGGATGTAAGAGAGTAATTAAAAGAGGTATGAATCCTAGGGACTTTGCTCTTATAAAGTTAGATCGTCCCGTTTTAAATATCTCTCCACTTAAACTTTCTAAGAAGGAAGTTAGAGTTGGAGACTCTGTCTTTTCTATAGGGCACCCTTCTAATCTACCACTTAAGCTGGCCATGTCAGGAAAGGTAAAGAGCAAGAGTGAGAACTCTTTTAAAACAGACCTAGATACTTTTGCTGGAAACTCTGGCTCTCCCGTTCTTTTACAATCTACGAATGAAGTGGTGGGCATCCTTGTAAGGGGAGCAGAGGATTATGTGAAAGACCTTGATAGAGGTTGTTTTGTAGTCAACCGCTGCGAAGATGTTGGTTCTGGAGCAGATTGCCAGGGTGAGAGTGTGACTCCTGTAAGAGACCTTTTAAAGTAG
- a CDS encoding D-alanyl-D-alanine carboxypeptidase, protein MLKKIITTSTLLLAANSPAMADLKTDWESILSNYNMTPQYHSFCYTDKNGEIKGSNPNMKVRLASVSKLITSYWALEKLGADYQYKSEFYLVDKHLHIVGDLDPIYSKRKLFFLLSQLNNLGIHELDKITFDKNLIVYANAEDYTGDILRMTTSRSATNLKDFFHTPDWNRLKVAYKDFIKSTPTEVIDNLQIREDLEDLNLSVKSVSVVEENPLKDSPDAMRTIHLSPIIVKYLKAMNIKSNNFIADQVFNKLGGEKEFDKFIKTKIENWLPNLDVDRTNFSKTESSIKLYSGSGLPEFKNSERLDNFATCSIIVKIVEEMDKKLDEVGKSLAKITAVSGSDIDKTGATQSTIRARFLSPKVKDSLMVKTGTLFHTSTLAGKVSANNGAHYFGVFHQLRGWKGNAKASQDEIVEKLVETNGGAQKVHYEKEFFFPAYEVMR, encoded by the coding sequence ATGTTAAAGAAAATTATCACAACAAGTACACTCCTTCTTGCGGCAAATTCTCCAGCAATGGCAGACTTAAAAACAGACTGGGAATCCATACTATCAAATTACAATATGACTCCACAGTACCATTCCTTCTGCTACACAGATAAAAATGGCGAGATAAAAGGATCAAATCCAAATATGAAAGTGAGGCTTGCCTCTGTTTCAAAGCTAATTACAAGCTACTGGGCACTAGAGAAACTTGGAGCTGACTATCAATATAAGAGCGAGTTCTATCTCGTTGATAAGCACCTTCATATCGTTGGAGACTTAGATCCAATTTATTCAAAGAGAAAATTATTCTTTCTTCTCTCTCAATTAAATAATTTAGGAATTCATGAATTAGATAAAATCACTTTTGACAAAAACCTCATCGTCTACGCAAATGCTGAAGACTACACTGGTGATATTTTAAGAATGACAACCAGTAGAAGTGCTACAAACTTAAAAGACTTCTTTCATACGCCTGATTGGAATAGATTAAAGGTTGCTTATAAAGATTTTATTAAATCAACTCCTACTGAAGTGATTGATAATCTACAAATCCGAGAAGACTTAGAAGACTTAAACCTCTCGGTAAAGTCTGTCTCAGTTGTTGAGGAAAACCCCTTAAAAGACTCTCCAGATGCGATGAGAACAATTCATCTCTCTCCAATTATTGTGAAGTACTTAAAGGCGATGAATATTAAGTCTAATAATTTCATTGCAGATCAAGTATTCAATAAACTTGGTGGAGAGAAAGAATTTGATAAATTTATTAAGACTAAAATTGAAAACTGGCTTCCAAATCTAGATGTTGATAGAACAAATTTTAGTAAGACTGAAAGTAGTATTAAACTCTACTCTGGCTCAGGACTTCCTGAGTTTAAAAATAGTGAGAGATTAGATAATTTTGCAACTTGCTCTATCATAGTAAAAATTGTCGAAGAGATGGACAAGAAACTAGATGAGGTTGGAAAATCTCTCGCAAAGATCACTGCAGTATCAGGAAGCGATATCGATAAGACTGGAGCGACTCAGTCTACGATTAGAGCGAGATTTCTCTCACCTAAAGTTAAAGATTCCTTAATGGTTAAAACGGGAACACTCTTTCACACTTCCACACTTGCAGGAAAAGTAAGTGCAAATAATGGAGCCCACTACTTTGGAGTTTTTCACCAGCTCAGAGGCTGGAAGGGAAATGCTAAGGCCTCTCAAGATGAAATTGTAGAAAAATTAGTAGAAACAAATGGTGGGGCTCAGAAAGTTCACTACGAAAAAGAATTCTTCTTTCCTGCCTATGAGGTTATGAGATAG
- the fusA gene encoding elongation factor G: protein MINNKLMAKTRNIGISAHIDSGKTTLTERILFYCDMIHKIEDVRGGGAGATMDHMELEKEKGITITSAATTVFWKGISGKGTTFADGIEKDTKINIIDTPGHVDFTVEVERSLRVLDGAILVLCSVSGVQSQSITVDRQMKRYNVPRLAFLNKMDRMGASAFNGRDALVEKLNHNAVLMQCPIGAEENFNGVVDLITKKAYYFDGDNGEKIREEECPADLAEKVEELRSEMIDKVAEYDDAVMENYLEGNEPTEEELHKCIKIGVQSLALTPVYMGSAFKNKGVQVLLEAVTRYLPSPLTCVPPTAKTENDEVIAINPDPAEELLAMAFKITDEQFGQLTYTRIYRGTLNKGETVFNSRTGKKVRVGRMVRMNSNDRENIDSAHAGDIIAIVGIDCASGDTFVGDSDTIGLSLEGIHVPVAVIELSISCKDKNEQAKMSKGLAKFLKEDPTFHVFTDEESGETRIAGMGELHLEIYVERLKREFGAEVIVGAPQVNYRETIRTETPFEYTHKKQTGGSGQFGQVVGVLKPLTADRKDKEDQVFKFNNEIKGGSIPNEFIGACEKGFQDVMDKGPLAAFPVIDCEIFLQDGKYHDVDSSDMAFRIAARQAMRKAINAAQPVLMEPIMKVEVTTPDEYQGGVIGDISSRRGMIQGSETDPGGEIIVNAEVPLSEMFGYSNDLRSMSAGKATYTMEFSRYHDCPSNIQSDVMKARAEKLANDD, encoded by the coding sequence ATGATCAACAACAAATTGATGGCGAAAACCAGAAATATTGGTATTTCGGCACACATTGACTCAGGTAAGACAACTCTTACTGAACGTATCCTTTTTTACTGTGACATGATCCACAAAATCGAAGATGTTCGTGGTGGTGGTGCTGGTGCAACTATGGACCACATGGAACTTGAAAAAGAAAAAGGTATTACAATTACTTCAGCAGCAACGACTGTTTTCTGGAAAGGTATTTCTGGTAAAGGGACAACTTTTGCTGACGGTATTGAAAAAGATACTAAAATTAATATTATCGATACTCCGGGTCACGTTGACTTCACTGTTGAAGTTGAAAGATCTCTAAGAGTTCTTGACGGCGCGATCCTAGTTCTTTGTTCTGTTTCAGGTGTTCAGTCACAGTCAATTACTGTTGATAGACAAATGAAGAGATACAACGTTCCAAGACTTGCTTTCTTAAATAAGATGGACAGAATGGGTGCAAGTGCATTTAACGGTAGAGATGCTTTAGTTGAAAAACTAAACCACAATGCTGTTCTTATGCAATGTCCGATTGGAGCTGAAGAAAACTTTAATGGTGTTGTAGATCTTATCACTAAGAAAGCTTATTACTTTGATGGTGATAACGGTGAAAAAATCAGAGAAGAAGAGTGTCCAGCTGATCTAGCTGAAAAAGTTGAAGAACTACGTTCTGAAATGATTGATAAAGTTGCGGAGTACGACGACGCAGTTATGGAAAATTACCTAGAAGGTAACGAGCCAACTGAAGAAGAGCTTCACAAGTGTATTAAGATTGGTGTTCAGTCTCTTGCTCTTACTCCTGTATACATGGGTTCTGCCTTTAAAAATAAAGGTGTTCAAGTTCTTCTTGAAGCGGTTACAAGATACCTTCCTTCACCTCTTACTTGCGTTCCTCCAACTGCTAAAACAGAGAATGACGAAGTTATCGCTATTAATCCAGATCCAGCAGAAGAATTACTTGCTATGGCATTTAAGATCACTGATGAGCAATTCGGACAATTAACATATACAAGAATTTATAGAGGAACTCTTAATAAGGGTGAAACTGTATTCAACTCAAGAACTGGTAAGAAAGTTAGAGTTGGTAGAATGGTTAGAATGAACTCAAATGATAGAGAAAATATTGATTCTGCTCACGCAGGTGATATCATTGCTATCGTTGGTATTGACTGTGCTTCAGGTGACACTTTTGTTGGTGACTCTGACACAATCGGACTTTCTCTAGAAGGTATTCACGTACCAGTAGCGGTAATCGAGCTTTCAATTTCTTGTAAAGATAAGAACGAGCAAGCGAAGATGTCTAAAGGTCTTGCGAAATTCCTTAAAGAAGATCCAACTTTCCACGTTTTCACTGATGAAGAATCAGGTGAAACAAGAATTGCTGGTATGGGTGAGCTACACCTTGAAATTTACGTAGAAAGACTTAAGCGTGAATTCGGTGCAGAAGTTATCGTAGGTGCTCCTCAGGTTAACTACAGAGAAACAATTAGAACTGAAACACCTTTTGAGTATACTCACAAGAAGCAAACAGGTGGTTCTGGTCAATTCGGTCAAGTCGTTGGTGTTCTTAAGCCACTTACAGCTGATAGAAAAGATAAAGAAGATCAGGTTTTCAAGTTTAATAATGAAATTAAAGGTGGATCAATTCCTAACGAATTTATCGGTGCCTGTGAAAAAGGTTTCCAAGACGTTATGGACAAAGGTCCTCTTGCAGCTTTCCCAGTTATTGACTGTGAAATCTTCCTACAAGACGGTAAATACCATGATGTGGATTCATCAGATATGGCCTTTAGAATTGCTGCTAGACAAGCGATGAGAAAAGCGATTAACGCTGCTCAACCAGTTCTTATGGAGCCAATTATGAAAGTTGAAGTAACAACTCCTGATGAGTATCAGGGTGGTGTTATTGGAGATATTTCTTCTAGAAGAGGGATGATCCAAGGTTCTGAAACTGATCCAGGTGGAGAGATTATCGTTAACGCTGAAGTTCCACTTTCTGAGATGTTTGGTTATTCAAATGACCTAAGATCAATGTCTGCTGGTAAAGCAACTTACACAATGGAATTCTCAAGATACCACGATTGTCCTTCGAACATCCAATCTGATGTTATGAAGGCCAGAGCTGAGAAGCTTGCTAACGACGATTAG
- a CDS encoding S8 family peptidase, producing MIKKSLVIASLVLGSSAMASSPKFHQGRLIVKLKEGSSLPANDLIKSSMHLFKNTYIVRTKNVLELERDLKTSSAILSVNKDFYAKREELPKALNPHKVAHGFNKGSGPFNDPKVSKLWGFKPADSKGMNVFAAYENYDSSNSEKIIVAVVDTGVDYNHEDLREVMWTNSGEIPGNGIDDDGNGYIDDIHGINTLVRDDEGNATMDIMDGHSHGTHVSGTIAAKQNNGKGIAGVASNVEIMGIRTVPNSSDETDVDVAEAFMYAAKNGARVINCSFGKSHNEGGMLVKEVIDYIGSEYGVLVVAAAGNSSQNIDTRLTYPASFESESLLVVASNSKLGMSYFSNYGIKNVDVIAPGSSIYSTVPGNRYSSMSGTSMASPNTAGVAAEILSRNPNLSPVQLKNIIMDTVSKSRSFSTKVASGGLVDLAAAVKQ from the coding sequence TTGATAAAGAAATCATTAGTTATAGCTTCTCTCGTTCTTGGTTCAAGTGCCATGGCATCTTCTCCAAAGTTTCATCAAGGAAGATTAATTGTTAAATTAAAAGAGGGAAGTTCTCTTCCTGCAAATGATTTAATAAAGTCTTCAATGCACCTTTTTAAAAATACTTATATTGTAAGAACAAAGAATGTCTTAGAACTCGAAAGAGACCTAAAGACTTCAAGTGCCATTCTCTCGGTTAATAAAGACTTCTATGCTAAGAGGGAAGAGCTTCCAAAGGCGTTAAATCCTCATAAAGTTGCCCACGGATTTAACAAAGGCTCTGGTCCATTTAATGATCCAAAGGTTAGTAAACTTTGGGGATTTAAACCAGCTGATAGTAAGGGAATGAATGTCTTTGCTGCCTACGAAAATTACGATAGCTCTAACTCTGAGAAAATTATTGTCGCAGTAGTAGATACTGGTGTTGATTATAATCACGAAGATCTAAGAGAGGTGATGTGGACAAACTCTGGAGAAATTCCTGGCAATGGAATCGATGATGATGGCAATGGTTACATTGACGATATTCACGGAATTAATACTCTTGTACGCGATGACGAGGGAAATGCCACGATGGATATTATGGATGGGCATAGTCATGGTACTCACGTTTCGGGAACTATTGCGGCTAAACAAAATAATGGAAAGGGAATTGCCGGTGTAGCATCAAATGTAGAGATTATGGGAATCAGAACAGTTCCAAATAGCTCTGATGAAACAGATGTTGATGTGGCAGAAGCGTTCATGTATGCAGCGAAGAATGGTGCGAGAGTGATTAATTGCTCTTTTGGAAAGTCTCATAATGAAGGTGGAATGCTGGTTAAAGAAGTTATCGACTATATTGGTTCTGAGTATGGAGTTCTAGTTGTTGCAGCAGCGGGAAATAGTTCTCAAAATATAGACACACGTCTTACTTATCCAGCATCATTTGAATCAGAAAGTCTATTAGTTGTTGCCTCTAATTCAAAATTAGGAATGTCTTACTTTTCTAATTATGGAATTAAGAATGTTGATGTCATCGCTCCTGGATCGTCGATTTATTCAACTGTTCCTGGAAATAGATATTCTTCAATGTCTGGAACTTCTATGGCCTCACCTAATACTGCTGGTGTTGCCGCAGAGATCCTTTCTAGAAATCCTAACTTGTCTCCAGTGCAATTGAAAAATATCATTATGGATACAGTGAGTAAGAGTAGAAGTTTCTCTACTAAAGTCGCTTCAGGTGGACTTGTCGATTTGGCCGCAGCTGTTAAGCAATAA
- a CDS encoding ankyrin repeat domain-containing protein, with the protein MKLKYFKLFFIVTTIFLVVVTVRTVFFNTDSHNHSHDHQDKEHHAEKDQIDQLVEVALSQNELKSFESLPFVYQIDSLIQKGDFKHFKEILSKKKDIKETINDFSKEDGRTLLTRASFGAQLPFVKYLVDELGADVNKPDKDQITPLMEAAASENIAVVKFLLEKKADVNTQNKLGADSLTIALSSGDPELAAILLKNGANANLKWNKKNLSHLMNAARNGHRGIVRVLLSHQARINDQDDQGNTALHYAAAQGFKEVVEDLLRAGAIKEIQNNKKKMPIDLAREEGFSFIEQALK; encoded by the coding sequence ATGAAATTAAAATATTTTAAATTATTTTTTATAGTGACAACTATTTTTCTAGTAGTTGTCACTGTTCGAACTGTTTTCTTTAACACCGACTCCCACAATCATTCTCACGATCACCAAGATAAAGAGCATCATGCTGAGAAAGATCAAATTGATCAATTAGTGGAAGTGGCCCTCTCTCAGAATGAGTTAAAGAGTTTTGAGAGTCTTCCCTTTGTCTATCAGATTGATAGCCTCATTCAAAAAGGTGACTTTAAACACTTTAAAGAAATTCTCTCAAAGAAGAAGGATATAAAAGAAACTATTAACGACTTTTCGAAAGAAGATGGAAGAACTCTCCTCACAAGGGCCTCTTTTGGAGCGCAACTTCCCTTTGTGAAGTACTTAGTTGACGAGCTCGGCGCTGATGTAAATAAGCCCGATAAAGATCAGATCACCCCTCTAATGGAGGCCGCTGCCAGCGAGAATATAGCGGTGGTAAAATTTCTTCTTGAAAAGAAGGCCGATGTGAACACTCAAAATAAGCTTGGTGCAGACTCTCTTACTATTGCTCTCTCTTCGGGAGATCCAGAGCTTGCGGCCATACTTCTAAAAAATGGGGCCAATGCAAATCTTAAGTGGAATAAGAAGAATCTCTCACACCTCATGAACGCAGCCAGAAATGGCCACAGAGGAATCGTCAGAGTCCTTCTGTCCCATCAAGCGCGAATTAACGATCAAGATGACCAAGGAAATACAGCACTTCACTACGCGGCAGCTCAGGGCTTTAAAGAGGTTGTTGAAGATCTATTACGAGCAGGAGCTATCAAAGAAATTCAAAACAATAAGAAGAAGATGCCAATTGATCTCGCAAGAGAAGAAGGTTTCTCGTTCATCGAACAGGCCCTTAAATAA
- a CDS encoding MarC family protein has protein sequence MYQAFEDTLKFSITLISILNPIGIIPIFLDLTKRNSESQILKISHSCSIAVVITIIISLVAGQYVLEFFGISIASFTIGGGILLSSMAFSMIQATSSNAKINDTEIEEMQDLRELGIVPLAIPLLSGPGAISTSIIHAKSFITVYHWVGAITAVILIGILVRYVLSYSKKIGERLGTIGQNVMTRIMGIILLAIAIEMIVGGVKEIIPILKGA, from the coding sequence ATGTACCAGGCATTTGAAGATACTTTGAAATTTTCAATTACTCTTATATCGATCCTAAATCCAATTGGAATTATTCCTATATTCTTAGATCTAACAAAGAGAAATAGTGAGTCCCAAATTTTAAAAATTTCTCACTCATGCTCTATCGCAGTTGTGATCACTATTATAATCAGCCTTGTAGCAGGCCAATACGTTTTAGAATTCTTTGGCATTAGTATCGCTTCATTTACAATTGGTGGAGGAATACTCTTATCTTCTATGGCCTTTAGTATGATCCAAGCAACGTCTTCTAATGCAAAAATCAATGACACTGAAATTGAAGAGATGCAAGATCTACGTGAACTTGGTATTGTACCTCTCGCTATCCCACTACTTTCAGGGCCTGGAGCTATTTCAACTTCCATCATTCACGCTAAATCATTTATAACGGTCTACCACTGGGTTGGTGCTATTACAGCGGTGATTTTAATTGGAATTCTCGTTCGCTATGTTCTCTCTTATTCAAAGAAAATTGGAGAGAGACTTGGAACTATCGGACAAAATGTCATGACCAGAATCATGGGTATCATTCTTCTGGCAATTGCTATTGAAATGATTGTGGGTGGAGTTAAGGAGATTATTCCAATCCTAAAAGGCGCTTAA
- a CDS encoding LysR family transcriptional regulator has protein sequence MIETSQLQTLVAVARAKSFSKAAEDLSVTQSAISQSIKNLENKIEVKLFKRSGKKVVLTPEGEKLFALASNFLGSLGDTLEEIQNDKESMSGKVRIGTLTGVGKSWLAHEMLEYAKKWEDLTVQITLGFQEDLVRAFESYQLDFLILPEESLPSVGEKTLLSEEVSTVVYPKDTDFDIDPENITLEDISTLPTILFEQEDHLLQKWCRDIFGKFPKKLNVRYAINSHGNMLQAVQQGMGMAVVPKHVLGRSYFKDKVNTLGEKFEVSNGKFYIVHHKGSEELLRIQSTLAMLTNGENPLN, from the coding sequence ATGATTGAGACTTCTCAATTACAGACGTTGGTGGCCGTAGCTAGGGCAAAGAGTTTCTCTAAAGCTGCAGAAGACTTAAGTGTCACTCAATCAGCAATCTCACAGAGTATAAAGAATCTTGAAAATAAAATTGAAGTGAAACTCTTTAAGCGTTCGGGTAAGAAGGTGGTTCTTACACCAGAAGGTGAAAAATTATTTGCTCTCGCTTCAAACTTCTTAGGAAGTCTTGGAGATACACTTGAAGAGATTCAAAATGATAAAGAAAGTATGTCTGGAAAAGTTCGAATTGGAACACTTACTGGTGTAGGTAAATCTTGGCTTGCTCACGAAATGCTTGAGTACGCTAAGAAGTGGGAAGATCTAACGGTTCAAATTACTCTCGGTTTTCAAGAAGACCTTGTTCGTGCATTTGAAAGTTATCAGCTAGATTTCTTAATTCTACCTGAAGAGTCACTTCCATCTGTAGGAGAGAAAACTCTTCTAAGTGAAGAGGTCTCAACTGTTGTTTATCCAAAAGATACGGACTTTGACATTGACCCTGAGAATATTACTCTTGAAGATATTTCAACTCTTCCAACAATTCTCTTTGAACAAGAAGATCACTTACTACAGAAGTGGTGTAGAGATATTTTTGGAAAATTTCCAAAGAAGTTAAATGTTCGCTACGCTATAAATTCTCACGGAAATATGCTTCAAGCTGTTCAACAAGGAATGGGAATGGCCGTTGTTCCAAAGCACGTTCTTGGTAGGTCCTATTTTAAAGATAAAGTAAATACACTTGGTGAGAAGTTTGAAGTATCTAATGGGAAATTCTATATTGTTCATCATAAAGGTAGTGAAGAATTACTTAGAATTCAATCTACGTTAGCAATGCTAACAAATGGTGAGAACCCACTTAACTAA
- a CDS encoding transporter substrate-binding domain-containing protein, whose translation MKVLLILLTFSFSTYAFSKSIRIGGLIHIPPYFNKTKNTGIELELLSAAFKQAGYDNTLTIFSSSKRAIQLLNHEEVDAIVSNKRDSFYGEVENIYTSHNILNFIDCAITLKTSPLSSQKVSSLKGKAIWAFPGASTSLGDQFKEVIKGNNQYTEFIDQLNQPKALIKKRIDVAISDRNIFVTQAIKDGYSPSDFLFTNVVGSTTPRSLRFKDKSLRDKFDKALKEIRKNGDYKKVLMKYKELYRPTCN comes from the coding sequence GTGAAAGTACTACTCATTCTCCTGACCTTCTCTTTCTCAACTTACGCCTTTTCAAAATCGATTAGAATAGGAGGGCTAATTCACATTCCTCCTTATTTTAACAAGACTAAAAATACTGGAATTGAACTTGAACTTCTAAGCGCCGCTTTTAAACAGGCGGGCTACGATAATACGCTAACGATTTTCTCTAGTAGCAAAAGGGCCATACAACTACTCAATCACGAAGAGGTCGATGCTATAGTGAGCAATAAGCGCGATTCCTTCTATGGGGAAGTTGAAAATATTTACACATCACATAATATTCTAAACTTTATTGATTGCGCAATTACTTTAAAAACATCCCCTCTTTCTAGTCAGAAAGTTTCAAGCTTAAAAGGCAAAGCAATTTGGGCCTTTCCAGGAGCGAGCACTTCTCTTGGAGATCAATTTAAAGAAGTCATTAAGGGAAATAACCAATACACTGAGTTCATAGATCAGCTCAACCAACCCAAAGCACTCATAAAGAAGAGAATAGATGTCGCCATATCAGACAGAAATATATTTGTGACACAGGCGATTAAAGATGGTTATTCACCTTCTGACTTTCTTTTCACAAATGTTGTTGGCTCAACAACACCTAGATCACTTCGTTTTAAGGATAAGTCTCTTCGCGACAAATTCGATAAAGCACTAAAAGAAATAAGAAAAAATGGAGACTATAAGAAAGTCCTTATGAAATATAAAGAGCTCTATAGGCCAACATGTAATTAA
- a CDS encoding transporter substrate-binding domain-containing protein, with product MGTTVSMPPYLNEEKFTGIEIDLIKNAFMNQGIKEFKHVDSSFKRAIKLLVENRVDAIITNGSNTYYSDFKNIYPSHTILNYVDCVISLKSSKEEFKKPSDIIGKRVWAFKSAKKSLGQEFARAAGLTAEYNESIDQLLQPKALLKGRMDFAISDRNIFFTQALKDKIDLNLFRVFNLSSKTPRVLRFHSKKLRDLFNNGLSNIRKNGTYELILAKYKDQYKSTCN from the coding sequence ATTGGAACAACCGTATCGATGCCTCCCTATCTCAACGAGGAGAAGTTCACAGGAATAGAAATAGATCTCATAAAAAATGCTTTTATGAATCAGGGAATAAAAGAATTTAAACATGTAGACTCAAGTTTTAAGAGGGCAATCAAACTACTCGTAGAAAATAGAGTTGATGCGATAATTACCAATGGATCAAATACTTACTATTCAGATTTTAAGAATATTTACCCCTCTCATACGATTTTAAATTACGTAGACTGCGTGATTAGTTTAAAAAGCAGTAAGGAAGAATTTAAAAAGCCATCTGACATAATTGGAAAGAGAGTTTGGGCATTTAAATCTGCAAAGAAGTCATTAGGGCAAGAATTTGCGAGAGCGGCCGGTCTTACGGCAGAATACAATGAGTCTATTGATCAACTCCTACAGCCAAAAGCTCTTTTAAAAGGAAGAATGGACTTTGCTATATCTGATAGAAATATTTTCTTCACCCAAGCTTTAAAGGATAAGATTGATCTTAACTTATTTCGAGTCTTTAATCTCAGCAGTAAAACTCCAAGGGTTCTTAGGTTTCATAGTAAGAAATTGAGAGATTTATTTAATAATGGCCTAAGCAATATAAGAAAGAATGGAACTTATGAATTGATCCTTGCTAAATACAAGGACCAATATAAATCAACGTGTAACTAG